One region of Vigna angularis cultivar LongXiaoDou No.4 chromosome 10, ASM1680809v1, whole genome shotgun sequence genomic DNA includes:
- the LOC108334872 gene encoding uncharacterized protein LOC108334872: MADGARLKNLSDKLDEVLTQISLFSTQMTDIHTRVSHLEAHPLTPPSSPHRFHSSATSSSQRHFLKLDVPCFDGTDPLGWIFKITQFFDYHNTPEEERITVASFYLDGAALALFQWMYRNGQLHSWQQLLQALETRFAPTAFDDPKGKLFKLAQTTTVSDFLTEFESIANRVAGLPPSFLLSCFISGLKPEIRREVVAQQPPTLSHAVGLARLQEEKIWDLNRVPKPKSVSPWPPPSINRTITSQTQSQTTKHLPPLLTSPIEKSLPPLLTPPPPKTRYRQLTEAEMADRREKGLCFNCEQKYSRSHRCPARFLFFIAEEADSVGEGDLEMPTFDGVLEPMGDSPNQSAQISLHALSGTGAPETLRLMGQIGLHQISVLVDGGSTHNFVQRKVAQLLGLAHSPSPPLKVLVGSGEELTCAHVCQGVELFLQGHSFTLDLYVLDMGGADVVLGAQWLKQLGPILMDYQALTMKFVFNESTIELRGDSGLKPSSISLHQLRRVARTDPSAQFFSLSVRPSHPPDPSPSHHNTQVQQLLQSYSTLFSEPTSLPPSRATDHAIPLFSHAQPVNVRPYKYPHAQKFEIERQISKMLELGWIQPSTSPFSSPVLLLKKKDGSWRMCVDYRALNAITVKDRFLIPTVDELLDELGSARCFSKLELTSRFHQIRLQSSDVHKTAFRTHDGHYEYCVMPFGLCNAPATFQSTMNEIFRPLLRKFVIVFFYDILVFSTNFEQHLSHLKQVFHILEHHQFFLQPHKC; encoded by the coding sequence ATGGCTGACGGTGCACGTTTAAAAAATCTCTCTGACAAACTGGATGAGGTGCTCACACAAATATCCCTTTTCTCCACACAAATGACAGATATCCATACTCGTGTCTCCCACCTCGAAGCTCACCCTCTCACCCCTCCTTCTTCACCGCACCGTTTTCATTCCAGTGCCACCTCCTCTTCTCAACGCCATTTTCTAAAACTTGATGTGCCTTGTTTTGATGGCACCGACCCACTCGGATGGATCTTCAAAATCACACAGTTCTTCGACTATCACAATACTCCTGAAGAAGAACGCATTACCGTCGCTTCTTTTTACTTAGACGGAGCTGCCTTGGCCTTGTTCCAGTGGATGTATCGTAATGGCCAGCTCCATTCATGGCAACAACTGCTCCAAGCTCTGGAAACGAGATTCGCTCCTACGGCATTTGACGATCCAAAGGGCAAACTCTTCAAGCTAGCCCAAACCACAACTGTCTCAGATTTCCTCACCGAATTTGAATCGATTGCTAACCGTGTGGCTGGGTTACCCCCTTCGTTTCTTCTCAGTTGTTTCATCTCCGGTCTCAAGCCCGAAATCCGCCGTGAGGTGGTGGCCCAACAACCCCCAACACTATCTCATGCGGTGGGATTAGCTAGGTtgcaagaagaaaaaatttgggATCTCAACCGTGTCCCGAAACCCAAATCTGTGTCTCCTTGGCCTCCTCCCTCTATTAACCGCACTATTACGTCACAGACCCAATCACAAACCACAAAACATCTTCCCCCACTCCTAACCTCTCCTATCGAAAAATCCCTTCCGCCACTTCTAACCCCTCCTCCGCCCAAAACCCGTTACCGACAACTCACTGAAGCCGAGATGGCGGACCGCCGTGAGAAGGGTCTCTGTTTTAACTGTGAACAAAAATATTCCCGTTCCCACCGCTGTCCAGctcgttttctttttttcattgcaGAGGAAGCTGACTCTGTTGGGGAAGGTGACTTAGAAATGCCCACTTTCGATGGCGTGTTGGAGCCAATGGGTGATAGCCCAAATCAGTCAGCCCAAATCAGCCTTCACGCCCTTTCTGGCACTGGGGCTCCCGAAACATTGCGTCTTATGGGCCAAATTGGGCTTCATCAGATCAGCGTTTTAGTAGATGGGGGTAGCACCCACAATTTTGTTCAACGCAAGGTTGCTCAATTATTAGGTCTGGCCCATTCTCCTTCACCTCCTTTGAAGGTTCTGGTTGGCAGTGGTGAGGAGCTGACTTGTGCCCATGTGTGCCAAGGGGTAGAGCTCTTTCTTCAAGGTCACTCATTCACATTGGATCTGTATGTCCTAGACATGGGGGGTGCCGATGTGGTTTTGGGAGCCCAATGGTTGAAGCAATTGGGGCCTATTTTGATGGACTATCAAGCTCTTACCATGAAGTTTGTCTTCAACGAATCTACTATTGAACTGCGCGGTGATTCGGGATTGAAGCCTTCATCCATTTCACTTCATCAACTGAGGCGGGTTGCGAGAACAGACCCTTCGGCCCAATTCTTTTCACTTTCGGTTCGTCCGTCTCACCCTCCAGACCCTTCTCCATCTCATCATAACACTCAAGTACAGCAGTTGCTTCAATCGTATTCCACATTGTTCTCTGAACCAACTTCGCTTCCCCCCTCAAGAGCCACCGATCATGCCATTCCTTTATTCTCACATGCTCAACCAGTCAATGTACGACCTTATAAATACCCCCACGCACAGAAGTTCGAAATCGAGCGTCAGATTTCGAAGATGCTGGAATTAGGATGGATCCAACCTAGTACCAGCCCATTTTCCTCTCCGGTCCTTCTTTTGAAAAAGAAGGATGGCTCTTGGCGCATGTGCGTTGATTATCGGGCATTGAATGCAATAACGGTGAAGGATCGTTTTCTTATCCCAACCGTGGATGAGCTACTGGATGAATTGGGTTCTGCTCGTTGCTTCTCCAAATTGGAACTCACTTCGAGGTTCCATCAGATTCGGTTACAGTCCAGCGATGTGCACAAGACAGCCTTTCGAACTCATGATGGCCATTACGAGTATTGTGTGATGCCATTCGGATTGTGCAACGCCCCAGCAACCTTCCAGTCCACGATGAATGAGATTTTCCGACCCTTATTGCGTAAAtttgttatagtttttttttatgatatcttGGTTTTTAGCACGAATTTTGAACAGCATTTATCTCATTTAAAGCAAGTCTTCCATATATTAGAGCATCATCAGTTCTTTCTGCAGCCACACAAGTGCTAA